A single Acidaminococcus sp. DNA region contains:
- a CDS encoding IS1182 family transposase, which translates to MPKKKPTQKDYTKIGSSYQLFLPLNFEVQIPNDDPVRLVRAMVEGMDVKALYDTYSHVENKLTSPIQLLEIVIYACMEGIRGSRKIEQSCKRDTHFMFLLDGKKAPDNATIARFCSLHLKPCIKELMIQMDKWLLARGFITLDSLFIDGTKIESVANKYKFVWKNRVLGSQNKLIEKLEQLVPEIEERFGIKVCYGNTFHIRHLKKLLKKLLVIKRAEGIEFVHGCGKRKTILQKYYEILANYLKRLKVYTKQLHICGERNSFAKTDPDATFMRMKEDAMLNGALKPGYNVQYANNSGFTLFADVSAHPTDMRTLIPFLEGFEAHFGQKFANIVADAGYESEENLVWLKKNQYTSYIKPNNYERSKRKKYKNDIGKAENMTYLPDQDMYICKGRRLLKVSKVTQVKNRSGYVSEKTYYECKDCSGCPYKEQCIHGNNCRTPMEKRNKKLVVSKNFAALRAESLKNITSEYGKELRMNRSIQAEGAFADLKDSLNVRRLETRGKGNALVTVGICAMARNVLKVHHKVQDGKEDLHLYPLKKEA; encoded by the coding sequence ATGCCAAAAAAGAAACCTACACAAAAGGATTATACAAAAATTGGCAGTTCTTATCAACTTTTTCTTCCTCTAAATTTTGAAGTACAAATCCCTAATGACGATCCTGTTCGCTTGGTGCGTGCCATGGTAGAAGGGATGGATGTAAAGGCATTGTATGACACGTATTCTCATGTCGAGAATAAATTAACGTCACCAATTCAGCTGCTGGAAATCGTCATTTATGCATGTATGGAAGGAATTCGTGGTTCGCGTAAGATAGAGCAATCCTGTAAAAGAGACACTCATTTCATGTTCCTCTTAGATGGGAAAAAAGCTCCGGATAATGCAACCATTGCAAGATTTTGTTCCCTCCATCTAAAACCATGTATCAAGGAGCTCATGATTCAGATGGATAAATGGCTGCTGGCTCGCGGGTTCATCACGCTGGATAGCCTGTTCATCGATGGGACAAAAATTGAATCTGTGGCAAACAAATACAAATTTGTTTGGAAAAACAGAGTCTTAGGCAGCCAGAACAAACTCATAGAGAAACTGGAGCAACTGGTTCCCGAAATCGAGGAACGTTTCGGAATCAAGGTCTGTTACGGAAACACTTTCCACATCCGTCATTTAAAGAAGCTCCTAAAAAAACTGCTTGTCATAAAGCGGGCTGAGGGAATCGAGTTTGTTCACGGATGTGGGAAAAGAAAGACCATCCTACAGAAGTACTATGAGATTTTAGCTAACTATCTCAAACGGCTTAAGGTGTATACGAAGCAGCTTCATATCTGTGGGGAACGGAACAGCTTTGCCAAAACAGACCCGGATGCTACCTTTATGAGGATGAAAGAAGACGCCATGCTTAATGGCGCCTTAAAGCCGGGATACAATGTCCAATATGCAAACAATTCCGGTTTTACCTTGTTTGCAGATGTAAGTGCACATCCAACAGACATGCGGACACTCATTCCTTTTCTTGAAGGATTTGAAGCCCACTTCGGTCAGAAATTTGCAAACATTGTAGCCGATGCAGGCTATGAAAGCGAAGAGAACTTGGTCTGGCTGAAGAAGAATCAGTATACTTCATATATCAAGCCTAACAATTATGAAAGAAGCAAGAGGAAAAAGTATAAGAACGACATCGGCAAAGCAGAAAACATGACATATTTGCCTGATCAAGACATGTATATCTGTAAAGGCAGGAGACTGCTGAAAGTCAGCAAAGTAACCCAGGTAAAGAACCGGTCAGGATATGTGTCAGAGAAAACATATTACGAATGTAAGGACTGCAGCGGTTGTCCCTACAAGGAACAGTGCATCCATGGGAACAATTGCAGGACACCCATGGAGAAAAGAAACAAGAAATTAGTGGTCTCGAAGAATTTTGCTGCACTGAGGGCAGAATCCCTGAAGAACATTACTTCCGAATATGGTAAGGAACTGAGGATGAACCGCAGTATACAGGCAGAAGGAGCCTTTGCGGATCTCAAGGATTCATTAAACGTCAGAAGATTAGAAACCCGAGGCAAAGGAAATGCCCTGGTAACAGTGGGAATATGTGCCATGGCACGGAATGTCCTGAAGGTCCATCACAAAGTTCAAGACGGCAAAGAGGATTTGCACTTGTATCCGCTGAAAAAAGAGGCCTAA
- a CDS encoding ATP-binding cassette domain-containing protein: protein MSLSVDIKLRLGAFHLAVQFETTQGPLALLGASGCGKSITLRCIAGIMTPDEGRILLDGTPLFDSKAGINIPPQKRHIGYLFQQYALFPTMTVEENIAAAIFSKKEQKERIPQLLEQFQLTKEAKKKPWQLSGGQQQRTALARIFASRPQALLLDEPFSALDSYLRGQVESQLFETLQNYSGSVIWVSHDLREVYRNCPEVCVIDQGQSQPQCTLPDLLKNPQTTAAAKLSGCQNIAKAEYENGKIKLPEWGITLQGNKRWAPSVHFIGFRAEHLYPAESPDDNNTFSCQILRIIRDIGKVTYQLKPLTAGPEARPLQMDLSDTQKQDYQTGDILKVAVNTENLLLLQ, encoded by the coding sequence ATGAGCCTATCTGTAGATATCAAACTCCGGCTCGGTGCTTTTCATCTTGCCGTACAATTTGAAACTACGCAGGGTCCCCTTGCCCTTTTAGGCGCTTCCGGGTGCGGCAAGTCAATTACACTGCGCTGTATTGCCGGCATTATGACCCCCGACGAAGGGCGAATTCTCCTGGATGGGACTCCCCTTTTTGACTCAAAGGCAGGAATCAATATTCCTCCCCAAAAACGTCACATCGGGTATCTTTTTCAGCAGTATGCCCTGTTCCCCACGATGACGGTGGAAGAAAATATCGCTGCAGCCATTTTCAGCAAGAAAGAACAAAAAGAACGGATTCCGCAGCTTTTGGAACAATTTCAACTGACGAAAGAAGCAAAGAAAAAGCCGTGGCAATTATCCGGAGGTCAGCAGCAGCGTACGGCCCTGGCCCGCATTTTTGCTTCCCGCCCGCAGGCTTTGCTGCTTGATGAACCCTTTTCAGCACTTGATTCTTACCTTCGCGGACAAGTCGAAAGCCAACTTTTTGAGACGCTGCAGAACTATTCCGGAAGTGTCATCTGGGTTTCTCATGACTTACGTGAAGTCTACAGAAACTGCCCGGAAGTATGCGTTATCGACCAGGGGCAGTCACAGCCGCAGTGTACCTTACCGGATCTGTTAAAAAATCCGCAAACCACGGCAGCGGCAAAACTCTCGGGCTGCCAAAATATTGCGAAAGCTGAATATGAAAACGGGAAAATTAAATTGCCTGAGTGGGGTATCACTCTGCAAGGGAATAAGCGCTGGGCTCCATCGGTTCATTTTATCGGCTTCAGGGCTGAGCATCTGTATCCTGCCGAAAGTCCAGATGATAACAATACATTTTCCTGTCAAATCCTGCGCATTATCCGCGATATTGGAAAAGTTACCTATCAATTAAAACCGCTGACAGCCGGGCCGGAAGCGCGTCCTCTGCAAATGGATCTTTCCGATACACAAAAACAAGATTACCAAACAGGGGATATCCTGAAAGTTGCGGTAAACACCGAAAATTTGCTGCTTCTCCAGTGA